In Lolium rigidum isolate FL_2022 chromosome 3, APGP_CSIRO_Lrig_0.1, whole genome shotgun sequence, the genomic window TAATGTTGGTCACTTCAGATCCACGAGATGAACCTTAAACTCCTTCTTCAAAGGTAAGTGTACTATTATTGCCTGACAATATGGCTTAAATTACGTACAGGTACTTTCTGGCTTGCCTAAGTTTCCACAATACTAATTGGATCGTTCTATATAGGTCAAGACTCTTGCATAAGCAGCTTGGGAGATATGTTGCTACTCTTGCATCTCTGCCAGCATATGGTCTTTCTCTTCTGCTACTCCGTTTAGGGCGAGCATTATTggctatgcatgtatgtatatggACTTCTGTCATTATCTTCTTGATGATTGCGCTATCACATGTGGGGCATCTTTGACAAGAAATTGCATGTGTCTATGACCTTGATGCTCTTTAACCTATTTGCgtatagtttttttttgtaatctgtgttgtggAAAAGTGTGTGtaaaaaagtaaataaaatagatTGTAGGCGTAATTAAGTTAAATATGACTATTAAATGGATTGTAGGTGTAATTTAAATATAACTAACTATTGTGGCAACTACTAAAAATAGGACCGAAGAGGCAGGATTGCACGGCATGAGCGGAAACTACTTCTCACTGGAATAGACCAAATGCTTATGAAGTCTCGGAAATGCATGGTCAATGGAATGGTAATTTTATCCAGATCTTGAACTGGTCTCTACTCTGGcctgtttatttactgttttcaaGATTTATTAGGTTTCATTCAGCCTCCTGATGGTGTTTACTACTACTCGCtgaatatgaaattgaatttctggTTGGTATTTGTAGTTGATATGCACAAATCTTGTCATTTCACCAAATATGATATGACCAGAATCACCCTTTCATAGATTGGCCACCTCACCCCTAATAtctgaaaataaaatgttacatTAACGAGACAATCGTTTCCAAAATTGAATTAAAGAGGAGTATAAGAATATTGGCATTCTGCTGATAGCGATTTTTCCTGAATTTCTTACTTACCACAGGAGAAAGAGGCAAGCTGTAATTTCGGGTTGATACTGTACAATCTGGATAGTTTATACAAAGATGTTGAGTCGGATGCCAAACGAACAGGCGAATGGTCAAGGTGAGTctgatttcaaaaaaattctccCGTTCTCTTTCTTGATTTAATTGTTGATTAACCTGTGAACCAAAATCTGTTTTGTGTCGCAGCGTGAGAGAAGATATAGTTGTACTGACAAAGCCTCATCTGGGAATGGAAGACCATCTCTTTGCTCTTTCACGTCTGCAGGACTTGTATGCCTGCATATTCCAGTCCCCGTGCCCAGGATCTGCTTACCACCAACTGCAGCTACTCGGATCACAGAGCGACGATATTCAAACTTGAAGCAAATCTCAGCCATCCAATCTGAAATGAGCACTCCGGGCTGATAGTCTGCTGAAATGCCGCAATACTCTCTATATGCTGTTTAGGCCAGGGTGATCTGTACTAATGTGTAGATCATTTTGAGGCAGAAGCTAAAGCATGCATTGCATTATAAGAAGAGAGAAAATAATCTGGTTAATAAGGGAAACCGGACCCAAGTTAATTAAGGGAAACCAACCAAAACCCCACACAACACACATCCGAATATGAATCAAGGCACATTGCCCGATCAGTCGAGTTAGATTGTTCGGTCTTAATTGGTGCAATCAGAGAGAAGAACTTAGATAGATCACCGCTTGCTTGTCTCATTGCAGAGATTAGAGGTTTAGTTTCTGGTAACTTGTTGAGCTATGTTATTCAAAATGGCAAATTCCTTTATTCATGCCCGAATGCCCGATACTGGAGAAAGCAAATTCGGGGTTGAAGATAATATAAACTGTCGCTGCAAATTGCGATTAATTAAGGCAAGAAAATAGATGGTGCACGTGACTCTGGCTAGTAAGCTTGGATTGGATGGATCACTTGCCGATCATGGCAAGCAGCGCGTCCCTGTAATGGCCGTGGGTGTTCTTGGCGACGGCGTCCACAAGCTTGGCCCCGTGCTGTTTGAGGTAAGCCTCCTTGATCTCTTCCATGTCCGCGTCGGAGCGGGACACGACGACCCTGGTGAGCGCCGCCTTGGCCTGCTTGTCGGCGCCGTCCTTGAACGCCTCGACGATCAGGTCGGCGAAGTACTTGGCCGGGGAGTCGAGGCACCTCACGGCCTCCCTCATGCACGGCGCCTCGCCGCCGAACTCCTCCTCGAGCGGCTTGCCGCTGATCTTCTCGTACATCCTGAAGGTGGCCCGGAGCTGCGGCTTGCTCCTGGTGGCGAGCACCCGCAACACCAGCTCGCTCTGCGGCTTGGCGCCGCCGGccgcggcgagcgcggcggcctcctccttgGCGAGGTCCTCGCTGACGCGCGGGCCCTCGTAGCGGTAGGCGGCGACGAGGCCGACGAGGAGGTGGGTCTCCTTGTCCTTGAGGCGGTAGGCGACGTCCTCCTCGAGGGAACGGTGGTAGAGCGCGTGGTAGGCGCGGCGGGCGCCGAGGAGCTCGTCGGCGGTGCGTGTGCATGCGAGCTCGACGAGAACTGCGGCCGGGTGGTGCTTCTTGTGCAGCGCGCGGTGCGCCCAGCGCGCGTCGCGCTCCCAGGGGTGCATCGCCCACAGCACCATGAGGTTCTTGAACCGGGAGAACTCCGTCTTGAGGTGCTTCACGTACTCGTCCGAGCACCGCTCGATGGTGACGTTGCTGCCGCCCGCCGCCGACGGCGTGAAGAATCCCGGGAAGCCCTGCCGGAACTGCGACCGCTTCTCCGGCTGCTTCCTCCATCGGCCCAGTGCCGACACCAGCGCCGTCTCCTCCACGCCCAGTCCGCCCAGACCTGCATGCAGGTGCGAGCGATCGGTCAAGAAGAGAGGTCGACCAGAACATGACCAGTTAATTACCGATCAAATGTAGTTTCGTGTACCTGAGAAGGCCTTGGTGAGCTCCTGGTGCTCGTCGGCCATGGTGGCCTCCTTGACGACGACGCTAGTCTGCTCCCTCCTCGGTGGCCTCGAGCGCAAGGGCGGCGCCGGTGGAGCTGcggtgctgctgttgctgctcgcCTGTGCTGCGACTGCGAGAAACTGCTGCATCGGGGAGGCCTTTATATACGCTAGATCGCGCACCCAGGCGAGTCACCAAGGCATGGACCAAATGCTTGTTAATTTATACAAGCACTACCAGTTCTATACTGCCTTCCCCATCCTTGTAACATCTCACGCACGTTAATTACAAACTTAATTTGTTCAATCGGTTACTGTAGAGTTCAATACTACAAAGACAAGACACATAACGCTGCAGAAAGTTAATGGCCATGCGACCATGCCGTTTCATGGAAACATCGAATTCGTGCTGGCCGGCCTTTGTCGTAAAAAACAGATAAAATGGTCGGGGAGAGGCCAGCCTGGCTAGCTCGATCGCCATTACCATGGATGGTCGGATGGAGGTGGAGCCATTCGTGTTGCACGTTTCCTTGTCCAGTAAGCAATGGCGACCTGACAGATAGGTGTGGCCACGATGGATTTAAgtactccttttttttttgcgactATGGATTTAAGTACTGCAACGACCAAGCTAAATGAATTGGTAACACGTGGATTTGCCGTTGGGAAAGCAATAATCTGGCCATGTGATCTGTTCAGATGCCACCTAGTATAATGAAATGCGACTTGTTGTTGAACGAAGAAAATTAAGAAAATTGGAGTATGTCTCGCACGACTTATTATGAATGCATTAGAGGTTTGTTTGACTAGACACGGCGATGCCAGGTCGGATTCAGGCATTCAACGGGCCGACGAAATAAGCCAGACATGGAGTTGGCACCTGCTATGAACTGTATAtcgaatttcataaaattctgatgAGAATCCACGCAACTGTTAAGTCCAGATCGACCCTGCGGTTGGTGGAATCAAAATATGTTCTTTACCACGTGTGGATACTGCTGGCTATGCATGGTTGGCCTGCCACGTACTTACCACCCAAAGTAATTATATGTTAAATAGTAAAAGATGGCTTTTTGAAAAGAAAAGACATGTAAAGATACATGCGCATAAAGCCATGATGCAGTATGTGCGATCTATTGTTTGCCTTCTTAATTGCTTCTTGAGTAAATTTGAAACCGCAGCCTTAATGTTTTCTCAACATAACAAAAATAGTTAGGATACCCATAGTGTcaacggaggaggcggcggtcgaAGGCATCTGAGTTGGCGCCAATGATGGATAGAGGAGATGAAGAATCTAAAACTGCAAACCtgaaaaaatgtaaaaaaaaaaaattaggataGCCATGTTGCATGCCGTGCTTCTAAGTTTTCACAAAATGGAAATGTGTTACTGTATCTTGTGCACCTACACAGTTTAATCCAAAAATAAGACATTGTGTTGGTTGCACACAAAAAGAGTGTGAATAGCATAGGTTACTATTAACTTAGGTCGTTTTCAGTGCACGGAGGTCACCCGTGTGGTCATATTTTGGTACAAAATTTTATAGGCACTCAAGATACAACATAAccattttctatgatttttttcACACTTTTAAAGCTTGAAAGGATGACATGTGAGTGGAGGCCTGGAAGTTAGATGTAACAAAATTCGTGAGATGTGGTGCATATGATAGATAGATGACCAGGAGACGAGAGATCTTGCATGTTCTTTTTAATCGGATTAGTTGAGATAACTAGAAGATTAAATATCAAGAAACCACAAATCTTCCAACGAAGTTTTGGGAATTCCACGATTTTCAAAAGAACCATTACTAAACCATAGCTAATAGGAAGAACTATTATTGTCCACCCAATATTGTGTCTAAATTGATAGATATTCTTACCTTTGGGTCCATATGAGATCCTTTGTTAGTATGCTGGCATTCAAATAGGAAATAACTAACATATCTAATATGTAGGATAAAACCTGACATGTTACAACCGACTCTACgtactaagagcatgtctagcaggcctCTCAAAACGCGCTCACCCCGTATAATTCCGGTGGTATAGGGGGTGAGGGcattttgggccgtctagcaggccccgtattcgggccggcccgtatcGGCGGAATACGGGCCCGTCAAACCCACCCCGCcgccccctacaaatacaggtgtAGGTGCACGACTGCAAGTGGGGgtccaacccctcactcgcaaccctagcaccgccgtgcgccgccgcctccccgcacACACTCCGTCGAGCAATTCGCAGCCGCACGCCGCAGCCCTTGCACCGCTGCCGGCCATGTCCGCACGATGGACGAGTAGCGAGTCGCCCGCctccggatcgaagcgatcccgccatGAGATCCACGCTTAGGTAAGAAAAGAGTTAGGTAAACTACCGAATCTTCTTGCCcccccctgatggcgtgtattttcacacgttcgttgggcaaccccaagaggaaggtatgatgcgcacagcagcaagttttccctcagaaagaaaccaaggtttatcgaaccaggaggagccaagaagcacgttgaaggttgatggcggcgggatgtagtgcggcgcaacaccggggattccggcgccaacgtggaacctgcacaacacaaccaaagtactttgccccaacgaaacagtgaggttgtcaatctcaccggcttgctgtaacaaaggattaaccgtattgtgtggaagatgattgtttgcagagaaaacagtaaaacaagtattgcagcagtagtaacgcagtaaaacagtaaacaagcagcgatagcagtatttaggaacaatgcctagggattagactttcactagtggacactctcaactttgatcacataacagaatagataaatgcatactctacactcttgttggatgatgaacacattgtgtaggattacacgaaccctcaatgccggagttaacaagctccacaattcaatgttcatatttaaataaccttagagtgcatgaaagatcaataagactaaaccaagtactaacatagtatgcacactgtcaccttcacactatgtaggaggaatagatcacattaataccatcatagcaatagttaacttcataatctacaagagatcataatcatagcatacaccaagtactaacacggatgcacacactcgtcaccattacaccgtgtaggaggaataaaactactttaataacattgctagagtagcacatagataaattgtgatacaaacacattgcaatcataaagagatataaataagcacttcactatgccattcataacagtgaataagtattctgtgaaatatagcctaagagacccacacggtgcacacactgtcacctttacacacgtgggacaaaggagtctccggagatcacatgtgtaaaattcacttgactagcataatgacatctagattacaagcatcatcatatgaatctcaatcatgtaaggcagctcatgagattattgtattgaagtacataggagagagatgaaccacatagctaccggtacagccccgagcgtcgatggagaactactccctcctcatgggagcagcagcggtgatgaagatggcggtggagatggcagcggtgtcgatggagaagccttccggggcacttccccgctccggcagggtgccggagcagagactcctgtcccccagatcttggcttcgcgatggcggcggctctggaaggttttccgtatcgtggttcttcgtatcagggttttcgcgatggaggctttaaataggcggaagggtagcctcggagggggcctggggccaccacaccatagggcggcgcggccccccctctggccagggtgtggtgtggggcccccagggcttccctctggcggctctcgggtgttctggatggttccgggaaaaataggaacctgggtcttgatttcgtccgattccgagaatatttcgttactaggatttccgaaaccaaaaacagcagaaaacaggaactggcacttcggcatcttgtcaataggttagttccggaaaacgcataaatatgacatataatgtgcataaaacatgtagatatcatcaataatgtgtcatggaacacaagaaattatcgatacgtcggagacgtatcaccccccccGACTTAACATGAGTCGAACCAAAACAATCGAGTCCAACCAAGATCACATCAATTATGTATCTGTACCGGACTCGGTTATGTTCAACTCACATCCGATTAGTGAGTGACGTGGCAGCATATATCCACCTTTTTTTGTCCAATGCACTATGAAATGTGAGGACTACAATTTGAATTGTTGTATGCTGAGTGTTACATCATAATATTTGGGTGGGTTGTAACAATAAAGTTTGACAGTTGTGATAAGTCAAAATAATTCTGAAGTTGGTTCTCCGGAACTTTGGTCTTAGTAGTCGTGGTTCCCTGAtatttatttttttcgataaagggaatatattaatatcaaaagataccaattacacccagcctctgcaacaacgttccatcctaatggcagtacggatgcacacagctaaaaaggagaaaagaaaactaagaaataaaagtcccgctacagccttctagacctagtaacagcaatacaaccaccaccgtgacaacacctgaagtacagactctccaaaagtgacgcctccaagaaggaaacagtgcaccagcgccgtcgtcgcccgaccaaaagtcttaggatttctccctgaagatagtccccactctcaaaacaatgcctccaacaagaacattgccaggcacaaccagttaaggccagaccttgggttttcaccctgagaggtaagactccaaACTTCCCATGTGCTgcggcccccacatgcataccactgctgcaagcccggaacgccaagcagatccctcagcatcacgttgactcgaacctcctttagtcagtccaccaatccggcattcatgatattccttcttctgacttcaccatggactagaaagtcaccagatgtcaacacagaatatagcttcgcggcgctccctccggaaccaaacggtcgaaataaaaacatgggttcgcgcgaccgaataccacccgatccagcaaactgcaggcaaaatatgcactgttccattcgccagcggagctttccggaactcatctctccagccagatcaaaggaAACTGatctccggtagatcttcatcttcgcttgcgagaaatccgaggaccaccaccaaaaacaaaagcaagaccagcagcccccacgccgccagtccctcctgccggatcaccagggaagaagacggcggcgctgatcatgcgtaccaccgctgaaccgtcaccggggcggaggccgccaccgctccaccgaatcctccatggctaccgacggagagcatcaggccccggacaagtagccgtgccgcccggcttcctccaccggcgcttcatcacctcccatggaacgccaccatggaaaccctctcctccccctcgtcgttcgacggaaggggcgccgccaccgccaccgtggcCGAGGCTGGGGCCGGGGCTGTGGCCGGGCCGGGGCTGAAGCCGGGCCTggggccgaggccggcagcagcgacggctgaggtgcggcgatccgggggcggctgctcggagcggggcgggtagatcctccgccgtcgcccgggaggggggcgggagaggaggaggcggcggctaggttagatGAGTCCTGGTGGAGGCGCTTCAGGCAAATCACAACAACCTGCGTTAACTTGACAAGATACAAAATGTGATTATTTCTTAACTTGTTAACTATAACATTCTAGTTATGTAGGGGGGAAATTAAAGTTACAGTATTGTGTGTTACTCTTTTCCCAATTGCAACACTTTTGTGAAATGTGCCAAATTATTTGTTTCTCCCTTTAGGTAATTCACTTTCCTCTTTGCCGCATCTTGTGGATTTAGAATTTCATTTCATTGTAGTTTTGGTGTCAATCATTTCCTATAATCCTCGTGGAGCACACACGAATATATTATTGTGCCGTGGCATGCATGCCCAGATTAATATGAAGATGAGTTCCTTTGAGAAAAAGTCCAGTCCTTTTGAAGCCGGTGGGGACG contains:
- the LOC124698358 gene encoding annexin D4-like, with product MQQFLAVAAQASSNSSTAAPPAPPLRSRPPRREQTSVVVKEATMADEHQELTKAFSGLGGLGVEETALVSALGRWRKQPEKRSQFRQGFPGFFTPSAAGGSNVTIERCSDEYVKHLKTEFSRFKNLMVLWAMHPWERDARWAHRALHKKHHPAAVLVELACTRTADELLGARRAYHALYHRSLEEDVAYRLKDKETHLLVGLVAAYRYEGPRVSEDLAKEEAAALAAAGGAKPQSELVLRVLATRSKPQLRATFRMYEKISGKPLEEEFGGEAPCMREAVRCLDSPAKYFADLIVEAFKDGADKQAKAALTRVVVSRSDADMEEIKEAYLKQHGAKLVDAVAKNTHGHYRDALLAMIGK